Proteins from one Telopea speciosissima isolate NSW1024214 ecotype Mountain lineage chromosome 1, Tspe_v1, whole genome shotgun sequence genomic window:
- the LOC122648915 gene encoding homeobox-leucine zipper protein ATHB-6-like produces MKRLASSDSLGAMISVCPFTEEKDSSHVYRRGFQSMLEGFDEEDCIEESGQISEKKRRLSVDQVKALERNFEVENKLEPERKVKLAQELGLQPRQVAVWFQNRRARWKTKQLERDYGVLKSNYESLKLNFDTLQKDKESLLAEIKELKEKLQEDNTESNVSAAKQEILISESVDNKVTEQQSQISAAAAELGGSETAELNQDFCNNTTYGSSDSDSSAILNEDNSSNAAISSSGVFQQFNCSSRSSPSPTSLNCFQFSDSRLISSTTQKTYQPPFVKMEEHNFFSAEEHCNFFSDDQAPTLQWCCPDQWN; encoded by the exons aTGAAGAGACTTGCTAGCTCAGATTCCTTGGGTGCTATGATCTCCGTCTGCCCATTTACAG AGGAGAAAGACAGCTCCCATGTTTACCGGAGAGGGTTTCAGTCTATGCTTGAGGGCTTCGATGAAGAAGACTGTATTGAAGAATCAGGTCAGATCTCCGAGAAGAAGAGACGATTAAGCGTAGACCAAGTGAAGGCCTTGGAGAGGAATTTTGAGGTCGAGAACAAGCTCGAACCAGAGAGGAAAGTGAAGCTAGCTCAGGAGCTAGGCTTACAACCTCGACAAGTGGCCGTTTGGTTTCAGAATCGTCGAGCACGGTGGAAGACCAAGCAATTGGAGAGAGATTACGGAGTTTTAAAATCCAATTACGAATCTCTGAAGCTCAATTTCGATACTCTCCAAAAAGATAAAGAATCTCTACTTGCAGAg ATCAAGGAGCTAAAAGAGAAGCTCCAAGAAGACAACACAGAGAGCAATGTCTCAGCAGCTAAACAAGAGATCCTGATTTCGGAATCTGTCGATAACAAAGTTACCGAACAACAGAGTCAGATCTCTGCCGCTGCTGCTGAGCTCGGGGGATCTGAGACGGCCGAACTGAACCAAGATTTTTGCAACAATACTACTTATGGGTCTTCCGATAGCGATTCCAGTGCGATCTTAAACGAAGACAACAGCTCAAATGCGGCAATTTCTTCATCCGGGGTGTTTCAGCAATTCAACTGCTCTtcaagatcttctccgtcaccCACTTCCCTCAATTGCTTTCAATTCTCAGATTCGAGATTGATTTCATCGACTACCCAGAAAACGTACCAACCCCCGTTCGTGAAGATGGAAGAACACAATTTCTTCAGTGCTGAGGAACACTGCAATTTCTTCTCTGATGACCAAGCTCCTACCCTCCAATGGTGCTGCCCTGATCAGTGGAACTAA